The genome window TTATGCCGTGAATCGCGGCGAATGGCGCGAAGGCGTGGGCGGGCTGGCCGTGACGTTGTTCAACAGTCTGGACCAGCCCGTGGCGGCTGTGGGGATCTCCGGCCCGCTGGACCGCTTGAGCGCCGCTAGGATGAAGCAGCTGGCGCCGGATGTGTCGGCCTGTGCGCAGTCCATCTCGCAGGGGATGGGCTATCGCCGGGGTTATCTGGATCAGTAACAGGGCTCGCTTGCCGCAACGCGGCGGCAATGCGCCGCGCCTGATCGCGCGCCAGCCGGGCATTCACGTCCATGGATGTCGTCCAGAAGTACGTGCCGCCAGCCAGGCTGCCCAATACCGATACGCATGGCACCGCAAGGCCATCCGCGTTTTTCAGGCACCCGGTGTCGTAGTCCAAGACCAAACCGCCAAAGGGGTCGGGCTGTGCGTTGCCCTCTTGTATCAGCGTGGCTACCAGCGGATCGCGGGTGCGCTGCGCATCCACCGAGAAACTGGTGGCGTTGATCAGGTAGCGGCTTGGCAACGTAGATGCGCCGTCCGCGTTGCGCAAGCGCGTTAGAAATTGGCCGCTGGCTGCGTCGTAGCGGCAATTTACGAAACCGGCGCGCACCTGCAATTGCCTCGCTTTGAACAGGGCTTGCAGTTTCAGCGCGTTGCGCATTGGGAACGTGGCTCGCCGCGCCATCCATAAAGAACGCCATTGCGAGTGGAAGCGCCCGCGTTCGGTGTCCGGCATCAGATGCCAGATCCGGTCCACAGCCGCGTTGGTGGCCGCAGCTACTGCCTGCCACGGGCGCGCCGCTTGAGACGAGCGCCGGATTTCGTCGTCCAGCGCGTCGATGGCGCTGGCGCTCAGTCCCAGCACATCGTCGGTGTCCAGCGAGCCGCCCATCGCAAGCACTTCGTCTTTCAGCGCCTGGGCAATCACATCTACCGACAGCGTGCCGCCGTGGCGGGCAGCCAACTGCAAGGCGCCGTCCCGGCTTAGTTGGCGCAGGGCAGCCGGCGGCTGGTTGTGCGGACTGCGCACGGATGGCAGCCGGCCATTGCGCGAGACGCAGAGAATCTGGCCGCGATGTCCGGATTGCTGCAAGGCGGCGACCGCATCCACGGCGCTCAGGCTGGTGCCAACAATGCAGACCGTAGCTTCGGGGGCGATGCCATGCGCCAAGTCCGCGACGGGATAGGGGCTGTTGAAGTAACCCGGCGTTTCCTGCAACGCAGGGAACGCTTGCGACGGCAGGTTGCCGTTGCACAGCACCGCGTAGCGGGCCAGACATGGCGCACCGTGTTCGGGTTCGACCTGCACGCGGCCATCAG of Achromobacter seleniivolatilans contains these proteins:
- a CDS encoding FAD/NAD(P)-binding protein; this translates as MMPQRSVSPPLAADLAIVGGGSVAVSFLYQFLLALADAAQATPLSICVFEPQAEPGPGGAYQEDLPSNLLNIPAGNMSARDDHRLDFVDWLREQDADWLRAYGVDAIAPGDFLPRPLFGAYMRAVYARAQALAQTLGIALVHVQSRVERVAPLPDGRVQVEPEHGAPCLARYAVLCNGNLPSQAFPALQETPGYFNSPYPVADLAHGIAPEATVCIVGTSLSAVDAVAALQQSGHRGQILCVSRNGRLPSVRSPHNQPPAALRQLSRDGALQLAARHGGTLSVDVIAQALKDEVLAMGGSLDTDDVLGLSASAIDALDDEIRRSSQAARPWQAVAAATNAAVDRIWHLMPDTERGRFHSQWRSLWMARRATFPMRNALKLQALFKARQLQVRAGFVNCRYDAASGQFLTRLRNADGASTLPSRYLINATSFSVDAQRTRDPLVATLIQEGNAQPDPFGGLVLDYDTGCLKNADGLAVPCVSVLGSLAGGTYFWTTSMDVNARLARDQARRIAAALRQASPVTDPDNPGDSPSPARWTAHRPTHPAPAASS